One window of Nicotiana tomentosiformis chromosome 11, ASM39032v3, whole genome shotgun sequence genomic DNA carries:
- the LOC104119169 gene encoding uncharacterized protein produces the protein MMGTEDKTLFCFCHWGGKNKVLPDGSTSYVGGITDQIIVKTGIKYNDFVNAVFDRLGIDPSDKVLQFTVKFDRAQLIRLRDQEGVDTLLQFNDGFAHVYASTSEKESNSAVAPNMDTTRVSTTEVEAVSLGSAEEEQVSADTPTPTPAASHQWITDGTPDAASNWSELLVGEGQAFENADAFRLAVFKYSIANKFHYRILHNKPRYISIHCAADGCPWKVSAGIEKKSQNVSIRKFVDSHSHPPLDSSQLKPRIRMKWLGGIMQEEILGSPDCLPRKVCEDAEKNLAIKLTYRQAWSVKQRIREAINEKSGESYKLIPWLCNRLTEAMPGTIATWSCTEENRFKRLFVSYDCSIRGFHVGCRPLIFIDVYNLNGLPNSSFIVASALDADNQMYPLSYGVLLSMNEDDLIWFLEKLKLVVQNREVVIVSGASLPFLSSLDKMFGDENHSFCFHCVKENFNKFVDGNTAFKVQGRGKEIALKYLTDIAYARTLDSYNESLGKICSFRRELYDWVIASQPERWSNALFRKPRWDQLNCNSMDALNSFLEEEKFGHVLELMEAYHEKLYTLLQNNKLKIEQWNLPIGPRVAEKIFENQKVGDNLAVTVLSDIEFKLRELQGREEVVNLKLWTCTCLEWQMTGIPCSHACSAITLADMNIFQYVADWYKRETQEHIYAEVMDELAKFDIPHPDDIVSSASSGNDVVLCPLSPHIKRPPGRPRKEPKGPQVETVKRPIRCSKCGGVGHNKRTKCSSVAQ, from the exons ATGATGGGAACTGAAGATAAAACACTGTTTTGTTTCTGTCATTGGGGTGGAAAGAATAAGGTGCTGCCAGATGGATCCACTTCGTATGTGGGAGGTATTACTGATCAGATTATTGTGAAGACAGGCATAAAGTACAATGATTTTGTGAATGCAGTTTTTGACCGATTAGGCATTGATCCTTCTGATAAGGTCTTGCAGTTTACAGTGAAGTTTGATAGGGCCCAATTGATACGGCTGAGAGACCAAGAAGGTGTAGATACTCTGTTACAATTTAATGATGGTTTTGCCCATGTTTATGCGTCAACTTCAGAGAAGGAGTCTAATTCTGCAGTTGCTCCTAATATGGATACCACTAG GGTTTCAACCACTGAGGTTGAAGCAGTCTCTCTCGGAAGTGCCGAGGAAGAACaagttagtgctgatactcctactccAACTCCTGCAGCTTCGCACCAATGGATCACCGATGGAACTCCAGATGCTGCTTCCAACTGGAGTGAATTACTTGTTGGGGAAGGGCAAGCTTTTGAGAATGCGGATGCTTTTAGGCTTGCAGTTTTCAAGTATTCGATCGCAAATAAATTTCACTACAGAATTTTGCACAATAAACCTAGATACATTAGCATCCATTGTGCTGCTGATGGGTGCCCATGGAAAGTGAGTGCTGGCATCGAGAAGAAATCTCAAAATGTTTCCATTAGGAAATTTGTTGACTCTCACTCACATCCTCCTCTAGATTCATCACAGCTGAAGCCTCGGATCAGGATGAAGTGGTTGGGCGGTATCATGCAAGAAGAAATATTGGGCAGTCCTGATTGTTTGCCTCGAAAAGTGTGCGAGGATGctgagaagaatttggcaatcaAATTGACCTACCGTCAGGCTTGGAGTGTGAAGCAGAGGATAAGGGAGGCAATTAATGAGAAGTCAGGTGAATCTTATAAACTGATTCCCTGGCTATGCAATCGCTTAACTGAGGCAATGCCCGGAACTATTGCTACATGGTCGTGCACCGAGGAGAACAGATTCAAGCGGCTCTTCGTGTCATATGACTGCTCAATACGTGGCTTCCATGTTGGATGTAGACCTTTGATCTTTATTGACGTTTACAACTTGAATGGGCTACCCAACAGCTCCTTTATAGTTGCGTCTGCTTTGGATGCAGACAATCAGATGTATCCTCTATCTTATGGCGTTCTCCTGTCCATGAATGAGGATGATCTTATATGGTTTCTAGAAAAGCTAAAGCTTGTTGTGCAAAACCGCGAGGTCGTCATAGTTTCTGGCGCAAGTCTTCCTTTTCTCTCCAGCTTGGACAAAATGTTTGGTGATGAAAACCACAGCTTTTGTTTTCATTGTGTAAAAGAGAATTTCAATAAATTCGTTGATGGTAATACTGCCTTTAAAGTGCAAGGGAGAGGTAAGGAGATTGCACTGAAGTACCTGACTGACATTGCCTATGCACGAACACTAGATAGTTATAATGAATCTCTAGGCAAGATCTGTTCTTTCCGCAGAGAATTGTATGATTGGGTAATAGCTAGCCAGCCGGAGCGTTGGTCTAATGCCTTGTTCAGGAAACCTCGGTGGGATCAGCTGAATTGTAATTCTATGGATGCTCTGAATTCTTTTCTAGAGGAGGAGAAGTTTGGACATGTCTTAGAGTTGATGGAGGCTTATCATGAAAAGCTTTATACGTTATTACAGAATAACAAGCTCAAAATCGAACAATGGAACCTTCCGATTGGTCCTCGGGTCGCTGAAAAGATTTTTGAAAATCAAAAGGTCGGGGATAACCTTGCAGTGACGGTTTTATCTGATATCGAGTTCAAACTACGAGAGCTACAGGGCAGAGAAGAAGTTGTAAATCTCAAACTCTGGACATGTACATGTTTAGAGTGGCAAATGACAGGCATACCATGCAGCCATGCATGTAGTGCAATTACATTGGCGGATATGAACATTTTCCAGTATGTAGCTGATTGGTACAAGAGGGAGACACAGGAACATATATATGCTGAAGTTATGGATGAACTAGCAAAATTTGATATACCACATCCAGATGATATCGTTTCTTCGGCTTCTTCAGGTAATGATGTAGTGTTGTGTCCACTTTCACCGCATATTAAGAGACCTCCTGGTCGTCCCCGGAAAGAACCCAAAGGACCCCAAGTTGAAACTGTAAAAAGACCCATACGCTGTTCTAAGTGTGGTGGTGTTGGACATAATAAACGTACTAAATGCAGTTCTGTAGCACAGTAA
- the LOC104119170 gene encoding uncharacterized protein, which yields MKELNSTSDPIGQNLIKVISNVCFSVFVFSVLIFTVVAITYQPPDPWESSRALTRVFTQVENATFKVDNSVLKTGEDVATTPIAAPDGAFPLVPITEATIEKSEEILPNVTLKSGCEDVTVVNCSDPRILITIQRFNLKAFKSIAFLDYRAPVNGSKPTECDVAWRFRNKKERSWRKYRDFRRFRIGFTDDCSYKVVHAGRWHSGVNARRPRIRVNSTRTSPKAKIAPPVRDEEINDTIPILGSDSAFKNGRYLYYSRGGDYCKGMNQYLWSFLCALGEAQYLNRTFVMDLSICLAASHTRSHKDEEGKDFRFYFDFEHLKETASIVEEGDFLKDWKKWDKTHKKKISVRKVKDYKVSPVELTKDKSTIIWRQFDAPEPENYWYRVCEGPSAKYIQRPWQALWKSKRLMNIVTEISGSMDWDFDAVHVIRGEKAQNKKLWPHLDADTSPDSLVAKLQGIITPWRNLYVATNEPFYNYFDKLRSHYKVHLLDDYNYLWSNTSEWYNETTQLNGDRPVEFDGYMRVEVDTEVLVRAKSRVETFYNLTKDCKDGINTC from the coding sequence ATGAAGGAATTGAATTCAACATCTGACCCAATTGGGCAAAACCTGATAAAGGTTATAAGCAATGTGTGCTTCTCAGTTTTTGTATTCTCTGTGCTCATATTTACTGTAGTTGCTATTACATACCAACCCCCTGATCCATGGGAATCTTCTAGAGCTCTAACTAGAGTTTTCACACAAGTCGAAAATGCTACATTCAAAGTTGATAATTCTGTCCTAAAAACTGGTGAAGATGTTGCCACTACTCCCATTGCAGCTCCTGATGGAGCGTTTCCTTTAGTGCCGATTACTGAAGCTACTATTGAGAAATCCGAAGAGATACTGCCCAATGTGACTTTGAAATCAGGATGTGAGGATGTGACTGTAGTGAATTGTTCCGATCCTCGGATCTTGATCACGATTCAGAGGTTCAATTTGAAGGCTTTTAAGTCCATTGCGTTTTTGGATTATCGAGCACCTGTTAATGGATCGAAGCCGACTGAGTGTGATGTGGCATGGAGGTTCAGAAACAAGAAAGAGAGATCTTGGAGAAAGTACAGGGATTTCCGGAGGTTTAGGATTGGATTTACTGATGACTGTAGTTACAAAGTGGTTCATGCAGGTCGCTGGCATTCAGGAGTAAATGCCCGTCGCCCAAGAATCCGTGTTAATTCCACTAGAACTAGCCCAAAAGCCAAAATTGCTCCACCTGTTCGAGATGAGGAGATCAATGATACCATTCCAATCTTGGGATCAGATTCAGCTTTCAAGAACGGGAGATACTTGTACTATTCACGGGGTGGTGATTACTGTAAAGGAATGAACCAGTACCTATGGAGTTTTCTATGTGCTTTGGGCGAGGCTCAGTACTTGAATCGTACGTTCGTGATGGATTTGAGTATCTGCTTGGCAGCTTCTCACACTCGTAGTCATAAGGATGAGGAGGGGAAAGACTTTAGATTCTATTTTGATTTTGAACATTTGAAAGAGACTGCATCCATCGTCGAGGAAGGAGACTTCCTTAAAGATTGGAAGAAATGGGATAAGACGCATAAGAAGAAAATCTCCGTACGAAAGGTTAAGGACTACAAAGTGTCCCCCGTGGAACTAACGAAGGATAAGAGCACAATTATATGGAGGCAATTCGACGCTCCAGAACCAGAGAACTATTGGTATCGGGTCTGTGAAGGGCCTTCCGCCAAATACATCCAGAGACCGTGGCAAGCTTTGTGGAAATCAAAGAGACTTATGAATATAGTAACTGAGATTAGTGGAAGCATGGACTGGGATTTTGATGCTGTTCATGTTATTCGCGGAGAGAAAGCACAGAATAAGAAATTATGGCCCCACCTGGATGCTGATACATCTCCTGATTCACTTGTCGCAAAGCTTCAAGGAATTATTACACCTTGGAGGAATCTGTATGTTGCCACAAACGAGCCATTCTATAATTATTTTGATAAGCTTAGATCTCACTACAAGGTGCATTTGCTTGATGATTATAACTACTTGTGGAGTAATACAAGTGAGTGGTATAATGAAACAACACAACTAAATGGTGACCGCCCAGTTGAATTTGATGGGTATATGAGAGTTGAAGTTGACACAGAGGTCCTTGTTCGAGCAAAATCACGGGTTGAGACATTTTACAACTTGACAAAAGATTGCAAGGATGGAATTAATACGTGTTAG
- the LOC104119171 gene encoding cytokinin riboside 5'-monophosphate phosphoribohydrolase LOG8-like, with product MDKLKKICVFCGSNSGNRKIFSDAALDLGRELVERKMDLVYGGGSIGLMGLVSQAVYDGGCNVLGIIPRALVPVEISGHAVGEVLIVSDMHERKAEMARRADAFVALPGGYGTMEELLEVITWSQLGIHEKPVGLLNIDGYYDCLLGLFDKGVEEGFIKPSARNIVISATTAKELLEKMEDYAPIHNQVAPSRCWNTSGGPVTRSS from the exons ATGGACAAATTAAAGAAAATTTGTGTCTTTTGTGGAAGCAATTCAGGCAATAGGAAAATCTTCAGCGATGCTGCTCTTGATCTTGGAAGAGAACTG GTGGAGAGGAAGATGGATCTAGTTTATGGAGGAGGAAGTATTGGACTTATGGGGTTGGTTTCTCAAGCTGTTTATGATGGTGGATGTAATGTTCTTGG AATTATTCCAAGAGCTCTTGTTCCAGTAGAG ATATCGGGCCATGCAGTGGGAGAAGTATTAATAGTGTCTGATATGCATGAAAGGAAAGCTGAGATGGCTCGTAGAGCAGATGCTTTTGTTGCACTTCCTG GAGGATATGGAACAATGGAAGAATTACTTGAGGTGATAACATGGTCACAGCTTGGAATTCATGAAAAACCA GTTGGATTGTTGAACATTGATGGATATTATGATTGCTTGCTTGGATTATTTGACAAAGGTGTAGAAGAAGGATTTATTAAGCCTTCAGCCAGAAATATTGTCATTTCAGCTACAACAGCCAAAGAGCTTTTAGAAAAGATGGAG GATTATGCACCAATACACAATCAAGTAGCACCAAGCAGGTGTTGGAACACTAGTGGTGGACCAGTGACAAGAAGTTCATAA